From Sporosarcina sp. FSL W7-1349, a single genomic window includes:
- the cas2 gene encoding CRISPR-associated endonuclease Cas2: MLVLITYDVSITSEGGKKRLRRVAKKCEDFGVRVQNSVFECVLDATQLKILEIELEKIINPEVDSLRFYRLGNNYKTKVKHVGAKQSLSVDEPLIF; encoded by the coding sequence ATCTTAGTATTGATCACGTATGATGTGAGCATAACGTCAGAGGGAGGAAAGAAGAGGCTAAGAAGAGTAGCAAAAAAGTGTGAAGACTTTGGGGTGCGCGTTCAAAATTCAGTCTTTGAATGTGTATTAGATGCAACGCAACTCAAAATATTGGAGATCGAATTAGAAAAAATAATCAACCCGGAAGTAGATAGTCTCCGTTTTTACAGGTTGGGCAATAATTATAAAACGAAAGTGAAACATGTAGGTGCTAAGCAAAGTTTAAGCGTTGATGAACCATTGATTTTTTAG
- the cas1c gene encoding type I-C CRISPR-associated endonuclease Cas1c, which produces MKKLLNTLYITLPDAYLALKGENVVIVQDEEVIGRVPLHNLEAICTFGRQGASPALMAACMEKSIAITFLSTSGRFRGRVIGSTKGNVTLRRTQYRFADDEEKSTEISKHFLIGKLYNAKWSLERITRDHALRIDLEKFKTKSAFLSESIQQLTVADNLEVLRGIEGNAASAYFSVMDDMILQQKEDFFYKGRSRRPPLDNVNALLSFVYTLLASDVGAALETVGLDAYVGFLHRDRPGRMSLALDVMEELRSVYADRFVLSLINKKQVQASDFLKKESGAVIMTDKARKEILQLWQKRKEEQITHPFLKEKISWGLVPHAQAMLLARFLRGDLDAYPPFLWK; this is translated from the coding sequence ATGAAGAAGTTGCTAAACACGCTGTACATCACATTACCGGATGCCTATCTTGCACTAAAAGGTGAGAATGTTGTAATCGTGCAAGACGAAGAGGTCATTGGTCGGGTGCCACTTCATAACTTGGAGGCCATTTGTACGTTTGGTCGACAGGGTGCGAGTCCGGCGTTAATGGCAGCTTGTATGGAAAAGTCGATTGCAATTACCTTTTTATCTACTAGTGGACGATTTAGGGGAAGGGTCATCGGTTCTACAAAAGGGAATGTTACATTGCGAAGAACCCAATATCGGTTTGCGGACGACGAGGAAAAGAGTACTGAGATTTCGAAACACTTTTTAATTGGAAAGCTCTATAATGCAAAATGGTCTTTAGAGAGAATAACAAGAGATCACGCTTTACGCATAGACTTGGAAAAATTTAAAACCAAATCTGCTTTTCTCTCGGAGTCGATTCAGCAACTTACGGTAGCCGATAACTTAGAAGTATTGCGAGGGATTGAGGGAAATGCCGCAAGCGCCTATTTTTCTGTAATGGACGATATGATTTTACAGCAGAAAGAAGATTTTTTCTATAAGGGAAGAAGTCGTAGGCCGCCACTTGACAATGTAAACGCATTATTATCATTCGTTTATACTTTACTCGCTTCTGATGTTGGTGCAGCACTTGAGACCGTAGGCTTGGATGCGTATGTCGGTTTTTTGCATCGTGATCGTCCTGGTCGCATGTCCCTCGCTCTTGACGTAATGGAAGAGCTAAGAAGTGTTTATGCAGACCGATTTGTTTTATCACTAATTAATAAAAAGCAAGTACAAGCCTCCGATTTTCTGAAAAAAGAGAGCGGTGCAGTTATCATGACTGATAAAGCGAGAAAAGAGATATTACAATTATGGCAAAAGAGGAAAGAGGAACAAATTACACATCCATTTTTGAAAGAAAAGATTTCATGGGGATTGGTGCCTCATGCGCAAGCGATGTTGCTGGCTCGCTTTTTAAGAGGGGATCTTGACGCATATCCACCATTTTTATGGAAGTAG
- the cas4 gene encoding CRISPR-associated protein Cas4, with product MTVYDSSEFLSLSGIQHFEFCERQWALIHIEQEWEENVLTIEGNQLHERTDDPFIREKRKGVLYVRGLPVHSAILGLTGICDVVEFYKDENGVTLDKEEGKYLPIPVEYKRGKPKKDQSDIFQLTAQAICLEDMLFCKVSQGSLFYHEIRRRIDVEITEELKKQVKETARRMHEYYQRRHTPRVKTGKHCKNCSLRHICLPELLTKESVASYMKRMLAE from the coding sequence ATGACGGTCTATGATTCCTCTGAATTCTTGTCGCTCTCCGGCATCCAACATTTCGAGTTTTGTGAAAGGCAATGGGCGTTAATTCATATTGAGCAAGAATGGGAAGAAAATGTGCTGACCATAGAGGGAAATCAATTGCATGAGAGAACGGATGACCCTTTCATTAGAGAAAAACGAAAAGGCGTTCTGTATGTACGTGGATTACCTGTTCACTCTGCAATTCTCGGATTAACTGGAATCTGTGATGTAGTAGAATTCTATAAAGATGAGAATGGTGTCACATTGGACAAAGAGGAAGGGAAGTACCTCCCAATCCCTGTTGAGTATAAAAGAGGAAAACCCAAAAAAGACCAATCGGATATTTTTCAGCTAACGGCGCAAGCGATTTGTTTAGAAGATATGCTTTTTTGTAAAGTTTCGCAAGGAAGTTTATTTTATCATGAAATTCGGCGTCGGATTGATGTGGAAATCACTGAGGAACTGAAAAAACAGGTGAAAGAGACAGCTCGGCGCATGCACGAGTATTATCAAAGACGGCATACACCCCGAGTGAAAACTGGGAAGCACTGTAAAAACTGTTCGCTTCGCCATATCTGTTTACCTGAATTATTAACGAAAGAGTCAGTTGCAAGTTATATGAAAAGGATGTTGGCGGAATGA
- the cas7c gene encoding type I-C CRISPR-associated protein Cas7/Csd2 has translation MTPIQNKIDFAVVFTVDKANPNGDPLNGNRPRQDYDGFGEVSDVAIKRKIRNRLQDEGESILVQSDERRNDAYRSILARVEGNEEVAPYFAKNNKEPNKEELVETFASKAWYDVRAFGQVFAFKGTDVSVGVRGPVSIHTATSVHPVDITSLQITKSVNSITNTKDPSQKTSDTMGMKHRVDFGVYTFCGSINPQLAERTGFSQEDAEKLKQALITLFANDASSARPDGSMEVNKVFWWEHNSKLGQYSSAKVHRSVKIELKDEDKLPKSLEDYTINVEELEGLPVKKYDGL, from the coding sequence ATGACGCCCATCCAGAACAAAATTGATTTTGCAGTTGTGTTTACAGTCGATAAGGCCAATCCGAACGGTGATCCGTTGAACGGAAACCGACCGCGTCAGGATTATGACGGGTTTGGAGAGGTTTCAGATGTTGCCATTAAACGTAAAATCCGAAATCGCTTGCAAGATGAAGGTGAGTCGATCTTAGTCCAATCAGACGAACGTCGAAATGATGCGTACCGGAGCATATTAGCTAGAGTAGAGGGAAATGAAGAAGTGGCCCCGTATTTTGCCAAGAACAATAAAGAGCCGAATAAAGAGGAACTGGTTGAAACATTTGCGAGTAAAGCCTGGTACGATGTCCGAGCATTTGGACAAGTATTTGCGTTTAAAGGGACAGATGTTTCTGTAGGTGTGCGGGGACCTGTATCGATTCATACCGCAACAAGCGTTCACCCTGTGGATATCACAAGTTTACAGATTACAAAAAGTGTAAACTCCATTACAAATACGAAAGATCCAAGTCAAAAAACATCCGATACGATGGGAATGAAGCATCGGGTGGATTTTGGAGTATATACTTTTTGTGGCAGTATTAATCCTCAATTGGCAGAGAGAACCGGTTTTTCACAAGAGGATGCAGAAAAGCTTAAACAAGCGCTGATTACCCTTTTCGCAAACGATGCTTCCTCGGCCAGGCCTGATGGAAGCATGGAAGTGAATAAAGTGTTTTGGTGGGAGCATAATTCGAAACTAGGCCAATATTCTTCGGCGAAAGTGCATCGATCAGTAAAAATCGAGCTAAAAGATGAAGATAAACTTCCGAAGTCGCTAGAAGACTACACCATTAATGTTGAAGAGCTTGAGGGTCTGCCTGTGAAAAAATATGACGGTCTATGA
- the cas8c gene encoding type I-C CRISPR-associated protein Cas8c/Csd1, with protein MSWMKHLYDVYENNDEKVGDFEQRGEGQRFTLLPVSHVTQSAQIEVVLDREGNFFKATVVPKEKARTIVPATLDSANRAGSTVAAHFLHDKLFYVAADYMKYGGEEKRSQNYLSYIGQMRDWAASEFTHSKVTHIYNYVKKGTLIEDLVEEKILFIDEDNKLIEKWTSQDDKKYGIEKPDIYKVVTGQSSEALVRFNILSETPDDPPPWEDKTLFQAFQKYLENKMKETAESGYCYISGKFLPLTERHGSRLRNAGDMSKLISSNDKRGFTYRGRFDQPSQAVQIGYDVSQKAHNALRWLIQRQGYRADTRNFVTFGVEKPVDVQVFDGSTDLLASFYGVDSTKIEQDETGLVIAEQVQQALKGKKHNFQLEGIKNILVMAVDAATTGRLAIIYYQELDSKLFLNRLAHWHDTCKWHQVYFDSSRRKITYNVGTPSTYHIVESVYGERADEKVKKELYTRLLPCIVDEAPIPKDVVRSIFNRVKNPMSFNKDLSNPIGEWQRTLHIACALIRKQYEKEEIDMALELKNRERDYLFGRLLGVAEVFEAEELKQKNDARATNAARYFNAFSQHPARVWLTIQKQLHPYKVRPSKFSRRYIKLLQEIEDHIKIEDMNNTALGPLFLIGYSSQVRDLYTKKDRKEEKNDDAHPEQN; from the coding sequence ATGAGCTGGATGAAACATTTATATGATGTCTATGAAAATAATGATGAGAAAGTGGGGGATTTTGAACAACGGGGAGAAGGACAGCGCTTTACATTGCTGCCCGTGTCCCATGTTACACAAAGTGCGCAAATTGAGGTGGTGCTCGATCGGGAAGGGAATTTCTTTAAAGCGACTGTCGTGCCGAAGGAAAAGGCACGGACAATTGTACCTGCCACGCTTGACTCGGCAAACCGGGCGGGTTCGACCGTCGCCGCACACTTTTTGCATGATAAATTATTTTATGTAGCAGCCGACTACATGAAGTATGGGGGAGAAGAAAAACGTTCTCAAAATTATCTTTCTTATATTGGACAGATGAGAGACTGGGCTGCAAGTGAGTTTACTCACTCAAAAGTAACGCATATCTATAACTATGTAAAAAAAGGGACATTAATCGAGGACCTTGTCGAAGAAAAAATTTTATTTATTGATGAAGATAATAAATTAATTGAGAAATGGACATCACAGGATGATAAGAAATATGGTATCGAAAAACCCGATATCTATAAAGTCGTCACAGGACAGAGCAGTGAGGCGCTTGTGCGCTTTAATATCTTAAGCGAAACGCCAGATGACCCTCCTCCGTGGGAGGATAAAACACTTTTCCAAGCTTTTCAGAAATATCTTGAGAATAAAATGAAAGAGACGGCAGAATCGGGATATTGCTATATAAGCGGAAAATTCTTGCCGTTGACTGAGCGGCATGGATCGCGACTGCGGAATGCCGGAGATATGTCAAAATTGATCTCTTCCAATGACAAAAGGGGATTTACATACCGCGGGCGCTTTGACCAGCCGAGCCAAGCGGTCCAAATTGGATATGACGTTTCCCAAAAAGCGCATAACGCATTGCGCTGGCTTATCCAGCGACAAGGCTACCGTGCTGACACAAGAAATTTTGTGACATTCGGTGTCGAAAAGCCTGTCGATGTGCAAGTGTTTGACGGATCAACCGATTTACTTGCATCGTTTTATGGGGTAGATTCTACAAAAATTGAACAGGATGAGACGGGTCTCGTCATTGCGGAACAGGTACAGCAAGCGCTGAAAGGGAAAAAACATAATTTTCAGCTTGAGGGAATTAAAAATATTCTTGTGATGGCGGTAGACGCCGCAACGACTGGAAGATTAGCGATTATTTATTATCAAGAGTTGGATAGCAAGTTGTTTTTGAATCGATTGGCTCACTGGCATGACACATGTAAATGGCACCAAGTCTACTTTGATTCGTCGCGCAGGAAGATCACTTATAATGTGGGGACCCCGTCAACCTATCATATTGTTGAATCCGTGTATGGCGAAAGAGCGGACGAAAAAGTGAAAAAAGAATTATATACTCGATTGCTTCCTTGCATTGTGGATGAGGCTCCGATTCCGAAAGACGTTGTTCGGTCGATCTTCAATAGGGTCAAAAATCCAATGAGTTTTAATAAAGATCTATCCAATCCAATAGGTGAATGGCAGCGGACACTACATATTGCCTGTGCATTGATTCGTAAGCAATATGAGAAGGAGGAGATTGACATGGCGCTAGAATTGAAAAACCGGGAACGAGACTACTTGTTCGGAAGGCTGCTAGGTGTGGCAGAAGTTTTTGAAGCTGAAGAATTAAAGCAGAAAAATGATGCAAGGGCAACAAATGCTGCTCGCTATTTCAATGCTTTTAGCCAACACCCTGCACGCGTATGGCTGACTATTCAGAAGCAGCTTCATCCCTATAAAGTGAGGCCATCAAAATTTAGCAGACGTTACATTAAATTATTACAAGAAATAGAAGATCATATCAAAATTGAAGATATGAACAACACGGCATTAGGTCCATTATTCCTGATCGGTTATAGTAGCCAGGTCAGGGATTTGTACACAAAAAAAGATCGGAAAGAGGAGAAGAACGATGACGCCCATCCAGAACAAAATTGA
- the cas5c gene encoding type I-C CRISPR-associated protein Cas5c, whose protein sequence is MRNQIEFIVYGKYGLFTDPITKIGGEKFTYQIPTHQALKGIVESIYWKPTIVWFIDEVRVMNAIQTEVKGVRPTKYQDSSNELAYYTYLRNPAYQVRAHFEFNEFREDLAYDRNEHKHHNIAKRSVKRGGRRDIFLGSRDCQGYVEECEFGSGTSFYDGYGEISFGPMFHGFNYPDESGRNELEARIWNPVMKDGVILFDRPEECPIVRPIKKQSSKAFALGENFKSVEEEYYEVFPEEVNK, encoded by the coding sequence ATGCGAAATCAAATTGAATTCATCGTTTATGGTAAATACGGACTGTTTACGGATCCGATTACTAAAATCGGAGGAGAAAAATTCACATACCAGATTCCTACCCACCAGGCCCTTAAGGGAATCGTAGAGTCCATTTACTGGAAACCTACCATTGTCTGGTTTATCGACGAAGTAAGGGTAATGAATGCCATTCAAACAGAAGTGAAGGGAGTACGTCCGACCAAGTATCAGGACTCAAGCAATGAACTTGCCTATTACACATATTTGCGAAATCCGGCTTATCAAGTGCGAGCTCATTTTGAGTTTAACGAATTTCGTGAGGATCTTGCCTATGATCGCAACGAGCACAAGCACCATAATATTGCCAAACGCTCGGTGAAACGGGGCGGACGCCGAGACATCTTTCTCGGCAGCCGGGATTGCCAAGGCTATGTGGAAGAATGTGAATTTGGAAGCGGGACTAGCTTCTATGACGGGTATGGGGAAATTAGTTTTGGTCCTATGTTCCATGGATTTAATTATCCAGATGAAAGCGGGAGAAATGAGCTAGAGGCGAGAATATGGAATCCTGTTATGAAAGATGGGGTTATTCTATTTGACCGTCCGGAAGAATGTCCAATTGTTCGGCCGATTAAAAAACAAAGTTCAAAGGCATTCGCATTAGGTGAGAATTTCAAATCGGTTGAAGAAGAATATTATGAAGTGTTTCCAGAGGAGGTGAACAAATGA
- the cas3 gene encoding CRISPR-associated helicase Cas3' → MIAHMRKTDHKIQAVQDHLTSVASLAEKYGEKAGFASMAALSGFLHDMGKNTNAFSVYIENAVKETDQPLERIDHSTAGAKYLYETYYVGKPQNHAEVINNLVVEVIGMVILSHHSGLQNFIQTDGSQSDFFRRVCRKDLPYYEEVCAEFLKIPGNREKVDKLYHDSLEEMKAFSTGVQQIMQNYRTKGNGTVQDISPFVFNSLAMKYIFSCLIDADRTDSRRFDEGDTLPVHTSNQAFFIESYKHLTNQLEEWETGPKASKPINRLRAEMSKRCDDLAEEPSFIYQLSIPTGGGKTFASLRYALQHAKSSLKPKDRIIYVVPYTTILEQNADAVRGIIKNKEMVLEHHANVIDDVAGEDEPDYYRQLAKKKMQLARDNWDYPIIFTTMVQFLDTFYAKGTRKARRLHNLTNAVIIFDEVQSVPVKHIPLFNSAVNFLHHFGNSSILLCTATQPTLAKTKYPILMGEDAEMVRNLPDVVKAFERVSIENKVETEGWTAEKISRFAINELEDKQSLLIILNTKKAVLNVYQQLKNTTDIPVYHLSTSMCPQHRKDILKEVNDKLNSPEERVICVSTQLIEAGVDISFECVIRSLAGLDSIAQAAGRCNRHAEREKGIVYIIHAKDEELSRLPEIALGQKVMEEDILSREEFAKDLLSPAAIQTYFAFYLKKAEREVQMTDSLLNVELVELLERSPKYLAAMSQESPKTLMGSMFKTLESHFEVIEAPTTAILVPYGEGEDLIGKLNEDIDDYDKLNEYLKKAQQYCVNVYRHTLQQLASDGLIVSLYNDSIYALKDGGYHDEYGLETEGEGKLGQLIF, encoded by the coding sequence ATGATTGCCCATATGAGGAAGACGGATCATAAAATTCAAGCAGTACAAGATCATTTGACATCAGTTGCATCGCTTGCAGAAAAATATGGGGAAAAAGCAGGGTTTGCATCGATGGCTGCTCTTTCTGGTTTTTTACATGACATGGGTAAAAACACGAATGCTTTTAGTGTTTATATTGAAAATGCAGTGAAAGAAACTGATCAACCCTTGGAAAGGATTGATCATTCGACGGCAGGTGCGAAATATCTGTACGAAACCTACTATGTTGGCAAGCCGCAAAATCATGCTGAGGTTATTAATAACCTGGTTGTAGAAGTCATTGGCATGGTTATACTATCCCATCATTCGGGCTTACAAAACTTTATACAAACGGACGGTAGCCAATCTGATTTTTTTAGAAGAGTATGCAGAAAAGATTTGCCTTACTATGAAGAAGTGTGTGCTGAGTTCCTCAAAATTCCGGGAAATAGAGAGAAGGTCGATAAATTATATCATGACTCATTGGAAGAAATGAAAGCGTTTTCTACTGGTGTTCAACAGATTATGCAAAACTATCGGACAAAGGGAAATGGAACTGTACAGGATATTTCCCCGTTTGTTTTTAATAGCTTGGCAATGAAATATATTTTTAGCTGTCTAATCGATGCGGATCGAACAGATTCTCGACGATTTGATGAAGGGGATACATTACCTGTGCATACATCAAATCAAGCATTCTTTATAGAGAGCTATAAGCACTTGACTAATCAATTAGAAGAGTGGGAAACAGGTCCAAAGGCATCAAAACCTATTAACAGACTGCGGGCAGAAATGTCAAAACGATGTGATGATCTTGCAGAAGAACCATCCTTTATTTATCAATTATCCATTCCGACAGGCGGGGGGAAAACATTTGCAAGTTTACGATATGCCCTGCAACACGCCAAATCAAGCCTAAAGCCAAAAGACCGGATTATTTATGTAGTTCCCTATACCACAATTTTGGAGCAGAATGCTGATGCGGTTAGGGGAATCATAAAGAATAAAGAAATGGTATTGGAACATCATGCAAACGTAATTGATGATGTCGCTGGTGAGGACGAGCCCGACTATTATCGGCAATTGGCAAAGAAGAAAATGCAGCTTGCTCGGGACAATTGGGATTACCCAATTATTTTTACGACAATGGTTCAGTTTCTAGATACTTTCTATGCCAAGGGGACACGCAAAGCCCGAAGACTACATAATCTCACAAATGCAGTCATTATCTTTGATGAAGTGCAGTCCGTGCCTGTTAAACATATTCCTTTGTTTAACAGCGCAGTGAACTTCCTTCACCATTTCGGCAATAGCAGCATTTTACTCTGCACTGCGACGCAACCGACACTTGCGAAGACAAAGTATCCGATCCTTATGGGAGAAGACGCGGAAATGGTGAGAAATCTGCCAGACGTCGTGAAGGCCTTCGAGCGAGTGTCTATTGAAAATAAGGTGGAGACTGAGGGGTGGACAGCTGAAAAGATTAGCCGTTTTGCGATAAATGAGTTGGAGGATAAGCAATCATTGCTTATCATTTTGAATACAAAAAAAGCGGTTTTAAATGTATACCAGCAACTAAAAAATACAACTGATATTCCTGTTTACCATTTAAGCACATCGATGTGTCCCCAGCATAGAAAGGATATTTTAAAAGAAGTGAATGACAAGCTTAACTCACCCGAGGAGCGAGTGATTTGTGTTAGTACTCAATTGATTGAGGCTGGGGTGGATATCAGCTTCGAATGTGTCATTCGGTCGCTAGCGGGCTTGGATTCCATCGCGCAGGCGGCTGGCCGATGTAATCGGCACGCTGAAAGGGAAAAAGGAATCGTCTATATAATTCATGCTAAAGATGAGGAGCTATCCAGATTGCCCGAGATTGCCCTCGGTCAAAAGGTGATGGAGGAAGATATCCTTAGCCGCGAGGAGTTTGCTAAAGATTTGCTGAGTCCGGCCGCTATTCAAACTTACTTTGCCTTTTATTTGAAAAAAGCGGAACGGGAAGTTCAAATGACGGATTCGTTACTGAATGTTGAACTCGTTGAATTACTGGAACGCAGTCCCAAATACTTAGCAGCAATGTCGCAAGAAAGCCCTAAAACATTAATGGGTTCAATGTTCAAAACGTTGGAATCGCATTTTGAGGTGATCGAAGCTCCGACAACTGCGATTTTGGTACCTTATGGTGAGGGAGAAGATTTGATTGGCAAATTAAATGAAGATATAGATGACTATGACAAGCTCAATGAATATCTGAAAAAGGCTCAACAATATTGTGTGAATGTCTATCGCCATACACTTCAGCAGTTGGCGTCGGATGGATTGATTGTATCCCTCTATAATGACTCGATCTATGCCCTGAAAGACGGTGGCTATCATGATGAGTATGGGTTGGAGACGGAGGGAGAAGGGAAGTTAGGTCAATTAATTTTTTAA
- a CDS encoding transposase produces MLKKRSRRTFPPEFKKQIIQLYEAGKPRTEIMQEYNLSASLFSKWVKQYQTLGCHREKEWEKPIEAELVRLRFETQHLKWQNDILKLAIQIMGR; encoded by the coding sequence GTGCTTAAAAAAAGATCAAGAAGGACGTTTCCTCCCGAATTCAAAAAACAAATTATCCAACTCTATGAAGCTGGAAAACCTAGAACTGAGATAATGCAGGAGTATAATTTATCGGCTTCTTTGTTTAGTAAATGGGTGAAACAATATCAAACCCTTGGATGCCATAGGGAGAAGGAATGGGAAAAACCTATAGAAGCTGAGCTGGTCAGGTTACGTTTTGAAACTCAACACTTAAAGTGGCAAAATGACATCCTAAAATTAGCAATACAAATTATGGGGCGGTGA
- a CDS encoding MerR family transcriptional regulator — translation MKVKEVSSLTGVSVRTLHHYDEIGLLVPDGVTEAGYRLYSDDNLATLQQILFFRELGFPLRKIKELLESPSFDRQEAFELQRDMLIAKRNKLDVMIDTIEKTIRHEKGERTMTNEEKFKGFDFSHNPYEQEARERWGDQAVDESNKKIGQFGPELQEEMNRIYFKLADLRHLPPASAEAQEAIGEWYVFLNKMGSYSLEAFKGLGEMYVADERFTKNIDQFGKGLAEWMRDAMGVYGGESKNRSKG, via the coding sequence ATGAAAGTGAAGGAAGTATCGTCGTTGACTGGAGTAAGCGTGCGGACGCTACATCACTACGACGAAATCGGACTGCTCGTGCCCGATGGGGTGACTGAAGCGGGATACCGGTTGTATTCGGACGATAACTTGGCGACGCTGCAGCAAATTCTATTCTTCCGGGAACTCGGTTTCCCGCTGAGGAAAATCAAGGAGCTGCTTGAAAGTCCATCCTTCGACCGGCAGGAAGCGTTCGAACTGCAGCGCGACATGTTGATTGCCAAACGAAACAAATTGGACGTAATGATTGACACAATCGAAAAGACCATCCGACATGAGAAAGGGGAAAGAACGATGACGAATGAGGAAAAATTTAAAGGATTTGATTTCAGCCATAACCCATATGAACAAGAGGCAAGGGAACGATGGGGGGACCAGGCCGTTGATGAGTCCAATAAAAAGATCGGCCAATTCGGTCCAGAACTGCAAGAGGAGATGAACCGCATCTATTTTAAGTTGGCCGATCTGCGCCATCTCCCTCCGGCATCTGCAGAAGCACAGGAAGCAATCGGTGAGTGGTATGTTTTTTTGAATAAAATGGGTTCCTATTCCTTGGAGGCATTCAAAGGGTTGGGGGAGATGTATGTGGCGGATGAGCGGTTTACCAAGAATATTGATCAGTTCGGGAAGGGATTGGCGGAGTGGATGCGAGATGCGATGGGCGTGTATGGGGGAGAATCGAAAAACAGGAGTAAGGGGTGA
- a CDS encoding helix-turn-helix transcriptional regulator, producing MKNLIKTYREQRGLSQGKLADLCDVSRQTINAIENDKYDPSLQLAFDLARILGVRVDELFLDERKGSE from the coding sequence GTGAAAAATCTCATAAAAACATACCGGGAACAACGAGGGCTGTCGCAAGGGAAGCTGGCGGACTTGTGTGATGTGAGCCGGCAGACGATCAATGCGATCGAAAACGATAAATATGACCCGAGTCTGCAGTTGGCATTCGATCTGGCTCGTATATTGGGAGTTCGGGTGGATGAATTATTTTTGGATGAAAGGAAGGGATCGGAATGA
- a CDS encoding SMI1/KNR4 family protein has product MWKSYIRSIANGYHFTEPADHASIARVHQELHVFLPPDLLTLLNETDGVFDEFNCPLIWPADKIVEENLFFRNFADYKDLYMPFDHLLFFSDSGAGDLFGYSILNGQIQRDDIFVWNHEDDSRTWVASSLKDFIDGWVNDRITV; this is encoded by the coding sequence ATGTGGAAATCATATATACGAAGCATCGCAAACGGATATCACTTCACAGAACCCGCTGATCATGCTTCTATCGCAAGGGTCCACCAGGAGCTTCATGTATTTCTTCCTCCAGATCTGCTAACCTTGCTAAATGAAACGGACGGTGTCTTCGACGAATTCAACTGTCCGCTCATCTGGCCTGCGGATAAAATAGTAGAGGAGAATCTGTTCTTCCGGAATTTTGCAGATTACAAGGATCTCTACATGCCTTTCGACCATCTTCTGTTTTTCTCGGACAGTGGAGCGGGCGACCTGTTCGGTTATTCTATTTTGAATGGGCAGATCCAGCGGGATGATATTTTCGTCTGGAATCACGAGGACGACAGCCGCACTTGGGTTGCGTCGTCTTTGAAAGACTTCATCGACGGCTGGGTGAATGACCGGATTACCGTGTAA